The Silene latifolia isolate original U9 population chromosome Y, ASM4854445v1, whole genome shotgun sequence sequence GAAACAGATTCGTTTAATTTTAGAGggtaaatgatgaacaataattatggtAAAGATTGTATAAGAAGCAGATTTGCGTAATTTTCGAGTGTAACTGATGAAGGATAACATTTGTGGAAATGATTGCCTAATAAATTAGTGATAATTTTTTTGTAAAAGAGGtaaaatataaatgtaatattGTTTCCATTTATAGTTTTGGGCGGGAAAactactaagagtttttattctcttagtagtaaggggGATTAAGTACCAAACCAACACTATTCAAGCAATTAAACTCCTAAaacataattaattaaattcCTCCCAAGAATCAACCAAATAAACACATGATGATGCCGGAATTATCCCGAAAACAACATTGAGAATCAACTGACCTTGGATTCACGGTATATTAAAGGCTCATGATCTTTTAAAGGGTTACTTTCTATGGGGTACGGGTAAACCGTAATTCAGGAATGATCTAAATTCTAATAGTTCCGTCCCAACCAGCAGTCACAATGACCATACCCCAGACATGGGAGTCCGACTTGCTTTGACATGTTCTAAGGAATTTGTATTCGGACTTGTGTATGGAAGAGGTTTTCGTTGGATTAAGAAGCTAATGATTGGAACGGAGGAAGTACTAAATACCATAAAATCGTAAGGAATTTGACTGCCAAGATTACTTCATCTATTACTTTCCGATCAACCTTGATTCGATCTTGAAACATATTTATGAAACATCCCTTCAAATTGAACCTTACACCCACTTGATGCCATAGGACACTCGCATATTAGCTTGCACAATTTCGATTCCATCCTTTTTCGAACTTCCTCTGTGAAAAATTTGGGACCAACTGCCCTAAAGTAGAAGTGCTCCAAATCTATGGCACCACTTAACAAGTATTGTACTAGTTTTAAGAATGATTTTCCAGGCTTGCGATAAGTCGTACAGTACGCTTCAATCTCTAGTCTCTTGAGTACTCGTCGTGAGGTTCTTTTACGGTTAGGCTTCCCGAGGTTCCTCTCTCTCGTGATACGTCTATCCCAATCGAATTTTAGGGTCAGAACATCTAACAAAGGGCACAACTCTAATAATGACGCCACGGTCTTGATGTTATACCATTTTTTCATAATTAGTGTACATCGAGTTACGTTGCAAAACACGGTCGACGACACCTTATGAAGTACATAATCATCAAGTGTGAGGGAACTTACATTACTAATTGCCTGATAAAACTCTGACATTACTTTCTTTTCATCCCGGCTTTGTAGTCTAACGTTGTGGTTGATGAATTCGATTTTTACTTCACACAACGCTGAAGGTTTAACTTCGAAACTAAAGATGGCGGATTTTACAGTATGGCAAACCAACTGCTCTAACTTTGGGGCATTAATCACAACTGCAAAACGTCTATCTTCGATACAACCTGTGTCGATAACTAGCCGTCGTAAATTTCGATTGAAAACCTTAATGTCGTCACGTTCCGGTGTCCACATAAAGAAGAAATCTATTAAAGACAAATCTTCGAGAGATGGACAAGCCTCGATTAACGTTCCCAACAACTTCAAATCAACACGATAGCGTGTAAATCGTAATCTCTTCAAATTAGGAAGATTGATTTGTCCATCATCAGGCAACTGCAAATTATATACGAAGTATAACTCAATTGACGTCAGCGAATGCGTTTGTAAAACAAAACTTGGCAATATATTCTTACGGTAGCTGCAACCCTTAAAACGAGGAGGACATGCTAACTTGAGTTCACGGACGTTGCGGTCACAAGCTTGTCGAAACCAAAAATCCAAAAGAGAGAGCGAGATTGAGTCGTCAACTTCAACCGCATATTTGACGAAGAAACGGTAGATTGACGGTGAGGTAATATGTGACATGAAGTCAGGAAAATTCTTGAAATCAGGGAGTTTTATATTTATAGAGGTTACTTTAGTCCAAAGACCACACCATCGACGGGATAATGACCCCGTAACGATGGCAAATTGGAGAGGAAGGAAAGAGATGATTTCGATAATAACGTCGTCGGAGAGGGAACTCAGCCTATCTACGCTATGATTACTAAGTTTGACGCCCATCTCCATTCTTTTAAGGCCTAAACAAATTTCAAGCTTCAGGGTTTAAGCGTGTTCTTGACCTAATTTTTGTCTCTTTCTTTTGCTTATATACGGAATAAATGGAGTATAAGATAAATTACTTTTACCCCAAAAATAATAAGAAGTTTACATAAACAGAGTTTCCTTAAATTTTTGCCAAGAAAAGGAAAACAAAGAAGCTATAAGAGCCAAAAACAATAGAAAAAGAAGTTTACATAAACGCCGCTTTAAGATATTGCTCATATGTTATAAAAATATTCTATCATGAATGCCGCTTTAAGATATTGCTCATATGTTATAAAAATATTCTATcatgattatatatttgtatcacacatatcaaatGTCTCGCTGATTTGCCAATTATTTCTACATACAACATTCTTGCCTTCTTATTGAAAATATCGgggaaaaaactcaaaaaatttgcAAATTATATATAGGCTCGGTTTGGGCTTGAGTTTGGCTTGAGCTCACATTAAAAATCGCAAGCTTGATAACGAGCAACTtttttttcaagctcgggtaagctcgaaaccggctcgagctcgagttttggttcttgagcacaagccgagcaaggccaagctcgggctcgaCTCGTCTCGTTAACACCCCTAGTCGGGTCATTAGACTCGGAAGTCGTAAGTTAAAAAAAATTAGGTCAAATACACATGCCACACACGCTTAAACCTTTTTCGTAGAAAACAGAGATGACTATCAAACGTAGGAAACAAAGCTATGACAGGCTCAGCATTCTTCCTGTCGAAATTCTTATCGAAATTATCTCTTTGCTTCCTCTGCGATTAGCCATCGTTACGGGGTCTTTATCCCGTCAATGGCGTGGTCTTTGGACTAACGTGACCTCTATAAATATAGGCAGCCATGAATTAAAGTACTTTCCTGAGTTCATGACGCATATTACCTCACCGTCAATAGACCGTTTTGTTATCGAATCAATAGATCAAGGTAAAAACAGCATCTGGCCGCCTCTTTTGGATTCTTTGCTTCGGCAAGCTTGTGACCGCAATGTCCGTGAACTCAAGTTAACGTCGATATTTGGTTTGCAGTTGCCTGATCAAATCAATCTTCCAAATTTGAAAAGATTGTTGCTTAACCAATTTCCTTTCGATTTTGAGTTGCTGGCAACGCTATTGAAGGCTTGTCCATCTCTCGAGGATTTGCTTTTAGAATTCTTATATTGCGACGGATTTCAACATGATATTATGATTTCCAATCGAAATTTAAGACGGTTGGATATCCACACAAGTATTATATGGAATATCATAGTTGTGCTTAATACCCCAAAGTTGGAGCAGTTGGTTACGCATACTCTAAAATCCGTCATATTTCGCTTTGAACAGAAACCTCTTTCGTTCTATGAAGCAGAAATTAACAGCGGCAGCAATGAACATTTATCCGAGGATCAAAACAAGGCAATGTCGGAATTTTATGGGGCTATTAGTAATGTTAGGTTCCTCAAGCTTGACGTTTTTGTACTAGATAATGTGTCTACCGTCTTTGGCAACGTAAATCGACTTGCACTAAATATGAAATTGTGCCACAACATTGAGATCGTGCTGTCATTAATCGAGTTGTGTCCTTTATTAGACGTTCTTACCGTAGACTTGTGGGATATAAGTAACGAGGATACACAGACAACCCTCGTGAATCCTGGCCGTATAGGAGGAATCTCACGACGAGTACTCAATAGGATAGAGATCGAAGGTGGCTGGACATATCATAAGGTTGCACAATCATTCCTAAAGCTAGTACGGTACTTGTTAAGCGGCGAAATAGACATAGATCACTTTTGTTTAAGGGTGGGCTGTCCTAAACATTTCGCACAGAAAAGTAATTTAAATCTTAGACGAAAAGAGGAGTTGAATTTGTGCAAGCTACTATGCAAGTATTATATGGCATCAACGCAATTTGAGGTTGAATTTGTAGGGATGTTTCACAAATATGTTTCGAATAGTCGGTTGAAAAGGTTGACAAGCAGTAGATGAAGTTATCCCTCTGCCTTTTAATTCCTAGCAATTTTATCGTATTTTTTTGTGTGTGAAGGGAGTCACATGCGTGAATATGCTACTGACGGGGTTTGAACTGTGGTCATGAGTGTATCACCCCCATGACTATACCCGTTAAACTAGCTGACATCTGCATGTTTCTATGGTATTTATATGTACTCTGTAATTTATGCTTAACTCTATCTGTTAACTTATCGATTTTATGAGAAACATCTATTTAATTTATGATACGAAAATTGTC is a genomic window containing:
- the LOC141629939 gene encoding F-box/FBD/LRR-repeat protein At5g22700-like, whose protein sequence is MEMGVKLSNHSVDRLSSLSDDVIIEIISFLPLQFAIVTGSLSRRWCGLWTKVTSINIKLPDFKNFPDFMSHITSPSIYRFFVKYAVEVDDSISLSLLDFWFRQACDRNVRELKLACPPRFKGCSYRKNILPSFVLQTHSLTSIELYFVYNLQLPDDGQINLPNLKRLRFTRYRVDLKLLGTLIEACPSLEDLSLIDFFFMWTPERDDIKVFNRNLRRLVIDTGCIEDRRFAVVINAPKLEQLVCHTVKSAIFSFEVKPSALCEVKIEFINHNVRLQSRDEKKVMSEFYQAISNVSSLTLDDYVLHKVSSTVFCNVTRCTLIMKKWYNIKTVASLLELCPLLDVLTLKFDWDRRITRERNLGKPNRKRTSRRVLKRLEIEAYCTTYRKPGKSFLKLVQYLLSGAIDLEHFYFRAVGPKFFTEEVRKRMESKLCKLICECPMASSGCKVQFEGMFHKYVSRSNQG
- the LOC141629940 gene encoding F-box/LRR-repeat protein At1g06630-like; protein product: MTIKRRKQSYDRLSILPVEILIEIISLLPLRLAIVTGSLSRQWRGLWTNVTSINIGSHELKYFPEFMTHITSPSIDRFVIESIDQGKNSIWPPLLDSLLRQACDRNVRELKLTSIFGLQLPDQINLPNLKRLLLNQFPFDFELLATLLKACPSLEDLLLEFLYCDGFQHDIMISNRNLRRLDIHTSIIWNIIVVLNTPKLEQLVTHTLKSVIFRFEQKPLSFYEAEINSGSNEHLSEDQNKAMSEFYGAISNVRFLKLDVFVLDNVSTVFGNVNRLALNMKLCHNIEIVLSLIELCPLLDVLTVDLWDISNEDTQTTLVNPGRIGGISRRVLNRIEIEGGWTYHKVAQSFLKLVRYLLSGEIDIDHFCLRVGCPKHFAQKSNLNLRRKEELNLCKLLCKYYMASTQFEVEFVGMFHKYVSNSRLKRLTSSR